The DNA window TCATCCATGGGGAGTTCACCGTTCCTCATCTTGGTCAGTATGCGTTTTATGCCCGAGGCCAATATTCGGGCCTTGGGCCTTGCTTTGGCCAGGTAGCCTGTCTGGAGAGACATCCTGACTTCGGAGCGGCCCAACGAGTCCCGCAGGTCGTGCGGGATGACGTGGCGAAAGTAATAGATTGAGCCCTTTCGGTAAAGATGGTTCGGGGAACGCGCGATTCGCAGCATGTGACGTCTCCGGCGGCAGACGATTCCGGGTACTTTGACCCATCACTTTGACCCCTTGGGGTCAAATCACGCCGAAAAGAAGA is part of the Desulfovibrio sp. Huiquan2017 genome and encodes:
- a CDS encoding DUF6538 domain-containing protein produces the protein MLRIARSPNHLYRKGSIYYFRHVIPHDLRDSLGRSEVRMSLQTGYLAKARPKARILASGIKRILTKMRNGELPMD